The Podarcis muralis chromosome 10, rPodMur119.hap1.1, whole genome shotgun sequence genome includes a region encoding these proteins:
- the FAM107B gene encoding protein FAM107B: MAEPDYIDEDNPELIRPQKLINPVKSSRNHQDLHRELRMNQKRGLAPQNKPELQKVMERRKRDQVIKQQKEEEAQKKRSDLEIELLKRQQKLEQLELEKQKIQEEQENAPEFVKVKGNLRRTAQEAAEAHDS, encoded by the exons ATGGCTGAACCAGATTACATAGATGAAGACAATCCTGAGCTAATTAGACCCCAGAAACTAATTAATCCTGTGAAATCATCCCGGAATCATCAAGATCTTCATAGAGAGCTCCGCATGAATCAGAAAAG GGGTCTTGCTCCTCAGAATAAGCCGGAGCTGCAAAAGGTGATGGAAAGACGAAAAAGAGACCAAGTTATCAAgcaacagaaggaggaggaggcacaaaAGAAGAGATCGGACCTGGAAATAGAGCTACTTAAACGACAACAGAAATTAGAACAG ctTGAACTTGAAAAGCAGAAGATCCAGGAGGAGCAAGAGAATGCACCTGAATTTGTAAAAGTGAAAGGCAATTTGAGGAGGACGGCGCAAGAAGCTGCGGAAGCTCACGACTCCTAG